One part of the Lytechinus pictus isolate F3 Inbred chromosome 3, Lp3.0, whole genome shotgun sequence genome encodes these proteins:
- the LOC129257905 gene encoding large ribosomal subunit protein eL20-like, whose product MKFRGQLTEFLVVGREMPTERQPLPPLFKMRIFAPDEVTAKSRFWYFGNRLRKMKKSRGEICSCRKIFEKKPQKIKNFGVWLRYDSRSGTHNMYREYRDLTTAAAVTQCYRDMGARHRARAHSIQIIRVEEIPASKCRRPHIKQFLNSKITFPLPHRTQRPNKPLFTTRRPSTCFK is encoded by the exons ATGAAATTCAGAGGACAG CTGACAGAGTTCCTGGTGGTGGGCCGGGAGATGCCCACCGAGAGGCAGCCCTTACCACCCCTCTTCAAGATGCGAATCTTTGCCCCAGATGAAGTCACCGCTAAGTCCCGTTTCTGGTACTTTGGTAACAGGCTCCGAAAGATGAAGAAGTCTCGTGGAGAGATCTGCAGCTGCAGGAAG ATCTTTGAGAAGAAGCCCCAGAAGATCAAGAACTTTGGTGTGTGGCTCCGTTATGACTCCAGGAGTGGAACCCACAACATGTACAGGGAGTACCGTGACCTGACCACTGCTGCAGCTGTCACTCAATGCT ACCGTGACATGGGAGCAAGGCATCGTGCCCGTGCCCATTCTATCCAGATCATTCGAGTGGAAGAAATCCCAGCATCCAAGTGCAGGAGGCCCCACATCAAGCAGTTCCTG AACTCCAAGATCACCTTCCCACTTCCTCATCGCACACAGCGACCCAACAAGCCCCTCTTCACCACCCGCAGACCCAGCACCTGCTTCAAGTAA